The genomic DNA CCATCGCCCCCTGCGTCGGCACCGGCAACGAAGTGGACCTCGACCGCCCCGGCTGCACGCTGCCCAAGCCGTAGCCGATCGGGCCGTGCCGCCGCGGCCGGACGCGGTCCCCGCGGGTCGTACGGGTACCGTCCGGGACCCGTGCGCCGCGGACCCGGGCCCGGCCGCCGCCGGACCGGGTCCGCCCCGGGCCGGCCGCGGGCCTCACCCCTGGGCGGTACGGGCGGCGGCCTGCGTCCGGACGCTCTCCCCCAGCCGCACCGCCTGCGCCACGAGCCGCGCGTTGTCCTCGGCGGGCGAGTGGTCGGCGTCCAGCAGGGTGTCCTCCAGGCCGATGCGCGTCTCCAGGCCGCGCCGGAGCGCGAGGCGCAGGACGGGCCACGCGGCGTCGCCGTCGGAGTGGAGCTGGACCGGTACGGCGCCGGTCCGCGCGTCGAGGAGGTCGAGGATCCTCAGGGCGTCCGCGACCGCCCGCCCGACCGGCCGGTCGATGACCTCCACCAGGATCCGGGTGTAGTCGTCCGCCCGGCACCCCTCGGTGAACGCCCTGGCGTCGTCCTCGGACCAGATGCCGACCTCGACCCCTACGCCGAGGTCCAGCAGGAGCCGCACGGTCTCGCCGAACGCGGGCTCGCCGATGTTCACCGAGGCGAAGTCGGGCGGCTCGGTCAGGTCCCGCCAGCGGGCCAGCTCGTCCAGTCGGCGCCGCGGGTCCCCCTCCGTCATCCAGATCCCCGTGGAGACCCCGACCGGGACGGTGCAACTCCGCCTGACCGCCTTCAACGCCGCGTCGACGGCGCCGAGGTGGAGGGTCTCACGGCCGTGGGCGTCACGGGGGTGCATGTGGATGCTGTCGGCCCCGGCCGCCTGGGCGGCGCCCGCCTGTGCGGCCAGGGCTCGGGGGGTCACGGGGACGCCCGGGTGGTCGTTCGCCGCCCGGCCGCCGTTCAGACACGCCTGGATCATTCCTGTGATGATGCCACTTCCGGTCGGCGGCCGGTCGCGCGCCGCCGGGCGGGCGCCGGGCACCGGAGGGGGTTCCCGCCGGACCGGCGCCTTCCGCCCCTCCCCCACCGGGGGCGCGACCGGGGCGCCGCCGGTCCCCCGCGCGGGACGCCACGGGCGGCAGGGGCCCCTCCGGGCCGGCGCCACCGCCGCGGGCGGCGTCCGGGCGCAGGCCGCCGCCCCCCGTACGCCGTACGGTGGCGGCGGCAGTGCCCGGCGACCGGTTTCCGCCTCGGGAAAACGGGAGGCATGGGGGAGGGACTTGCGGGTAGGCGCGCCACGTCGGCCCGTACGGGGCCGAAGAGAATCCGTAGATGAAGGAGGGGACGATGACGGTGGCGACGACCGGCACGAACACGAGGGCCATCGGCGGTATCGCCACGCTGCCGGAGGTGCCGGACCCCCGGAACGTCCCGCCGAAGGACGCGCGGGCCCTGACCAGGATCTTCCTGGAGCAGCTCGCGGTCCTGGAAGAGGGCACGCACGAGTACCAGTACGCGCGCAACACGCTCATCGAGATGAACATGTCCCTCGTGCGGTACGCGGCGGGCCGGTTCCGCAGCCGCAGTGACGAGATGGACGACATCGTGCAGGTGGGGATGATCGGCCTCATCAAGGCGATCGACCGGTTCGAGCTGTCCCGCGAGGTGGAGTTCACCACGTTCGCCGTCCCGTACATCGTCGGCGAGATCAAGCGGTTCTTCCGCGACACCTCGTGGGCGGTCCACGTGCCGCGCCGCCTGCAGGAGGCGCGCGTCGAGCTCGCACGGGCCACCGAGGAGCTGCGCACCCGGCTGGGGCGCACCCCCACCGTCAAGGAGCTCGCCGAGCTGATGAACCTGAGCGAGGAGGAGGTCATCGAGGCCCGTCTCGCGTCGAACGGCTACAACTCCTCCTCCCTGGACGCCGCGATCGGCGGCGACGAGAGCGGCGAGACCGCGCTGGCCGACTTCATCGGCTCCGAGGACCCCGCCATGGAGCTGGTGGAGGACTTCCAGGCCCTCGCGCCGCTGATCGCCCAACTCGACCAGCGCGACCGGCGGATCCTCCACCTGCGGTTCGTGGAGGAGCTGACCCAGGCCCAGATCGGCGAGCAGCTCGGCTGCTCGCAGATGCACGTGTCGCGCCTGCTGTCGCGCACCCTCAAGCGTCTGCGCGAGGGGATGCTGACCACGCGCTGACCGCGCGGGCCGCAGGCCCGCTACAGGAACCTCCGGATCGGAGTGACAGCCGCCTCCCGCACCCGCTGGAAGGCGGCTCGTCGCTTCCAGCGGGAGAGGTCGATGGCCACGCTGCGGGCGAGATCCTCGTCGAAGTGCCCGTCGAGGGTGGCGGTGAACTCCTCGTCGAGCACGGCGAGCATGATCTCCTCGTCGTGGTCCATGGAGCGGCGGTTGAAGTTCGTCGAGCCGATCAGCGACGCCACCCGGTCCACGGTGATGATCTTGGCGTGCATCATCGTGGGCTGGTACTGGCGGATCTCCACCCCGGCTTCCAGCAGCTCGGTGTAGTGGGCCTGCCCGGCGAGCTGGCAGGCGCGCTGGTCGGTGTACGCCCCCGGCAGCAGGATCTCCACCCGCACCCCCCGGCGCGCGGTGGCGCGGAGCAGGTCGACGAAGTACGCGTCGGGCGCGAAGTAGGCGGTGGCCAGGCGGAAGCGCTCCTCGGCCGAGGTGAGCATGACCCGGATGAGGGTCTGCATGTCCTGCCAGCCGATGCTCGCCGACCCCCGGACCACCTGCACGATCGAGGTGCCGTGCTGGGCCTGCTCGGTGAAGCGGTCGCGCTCGTCGTACAGGTCGTCGTGGCACTCGGCCCAGTTCTGGGCGAACGCCGCGGCGACGCCGTCCACGGCCGGCCCGCGCACCTGTACGTGCGTGTCGCGCCACTCGCCGGGGTTGCGGGCGTCGCCACACCACTCCCGGGCGATGCCGACGCCGCCGGTGTAGGCGATCCGCTCGTCGACGACGAGCGCCTTGCGGTGGCACCGGTGGTTCTGCTTGAACGGCGAGAGCCACACCGGTTTGCGGAACCAGGCGATCTGCACGCCGGCCGCGTCCATGTCGTCGAGCAGGTCCGCCTCTATCTGCCGGGCGCCGAACCCGTCGAGCAGGAGCCGTACGCGGACCCCGGCGCGGGCGCGCCCGGCGAGCGCCTCGGCGAACTCCGTGGCGATCTCCCCCCGCCAGTACACGAACGTCATCATGTCGACGGTGTGCCGGGCGGTGCGGATGGCGTCCAGCATGGCGGGGAAGATCTCGTCGCCGTTGCGCAGGGCGACGAGTTCGTTCCCCTCCGTGGCGGCCACGCCGATCAGCCGCTCCAGTCGCCGTCTGAGCCGCTGCTTGCGCTCGTCGCTGTCGGCGGCGGCGCCGGATGCGGCGGTCATACGGCGGCTCCCGGCGCGTGGACGGGTGCGCCGGCCCGGGACGGGGGCGCGTGGACGGCGCCCTCGACGCCGAAGTGGTCGGACATCAGTTCCCTACCTCCCTGGACGGCGCCCACCGGCGGCGGGCGGGCCGGCGGCGGGTGCCGGGCCTCCGGACGGGGCCCGTCCGGGGCGGTGGCCGGGGCGCTCCTTCCCGCCGGTACCCGGCCGCCGTAACGGCACCCGGCCCGCCCGCGGTCACGTCTCGTCGGCCGGGGGCCAAGGGTACGCACCCGGCCGGCGCACCTCATACCCGGCATCGCCCCCCGGCACTCCGGCACGGGCCGCTGCGGTCCCGCGCCACCGTCGGCCCGCGGAACGGGCGCCGTCTGCCGGGGCGGGCGCGGCCCCTCGGGACGTACGTCGTACGCCTACCGTCCCGCCCGTCCCGATGCGCGGTCGCCGCGGTGCCCGATCTTCGCGCCGGACCGGGCCGGGCCGCTCCGGGCCGTGGCCTCGCGGCGGTTCGGCCTCGGGGCCGCGGCGGGGGAGCGCCAAGCGCTCAGGAGCGGGGCTCGGTACGCGGGACGCCGGGCGCGCGGGGTGCCC from Streptomyces sp. MRC013 includes the following:
- a CDS encoding 3-keto-5-aminohexanoate cleavage protein, whose protein sequence is MIQACLNGGRAANDHPGVPVTPRALAAQAGAAQAAGADSIHMHPRDAHGRETLHLGAVDAALKAVRRSCTVPVGVSTGIWMTEGDPRRRLDELARWRDLTEPPDFASVNIGEPAFGETVRLLLDLGVGVEVGIWSEDDARAFTEGCRADDYTRILVEVIDRPVGRAVADALRILDLLDARTGAVPVQLHSDGDAAWPVLRLALRRGLETRIGLEDTLLDADHSPAEDNARLVAQAVRLGESVRTQAAARTAQG
- a CDS encoding RNA polymerase sigma factor SigF translates to MTVATTGTNTRAIGGIATLPEVPDPRNVPPKDARALTRIFLEQLAVLEEGTHEYQYARNTLIEMNMSLVRYAAGRFRSRSDEMDDIVQVGMIGLIKAIDRFELSREVEFTTFAVPYIVGEIKRFFRDTSWAVHVPRRLQEARVELARATEELRTRLGRTPTVKELAELMNLSEEEVIEARLASNGYNSSSLDAAIGGDESGETALADFIGSEDPAMELVEDFQALAPLIAQLDQRDRRILHLRFVEELTQAQIGEQLGCSQMHVSRLLSRTLKRLREGMLTTR
- a CDS encoding phospholipase D-like domain-containing protein, encoding MTAASGAAADSDERKQRLRRRLERLIGVAATEGNELVALRNGDEIFPAMLDAIRTARHTVDMMTFVYWRGEIATEFAEALAGRARAGVRVRLLLDGFGARQIEADLLDDMDAAGVQIAWFRKPVWLSPFKQNHRCHRKALVVDERIAYTGGVGIAREWCGDARNPGEWRDTHVQVRGPAVDGVAAAFAQNWAECHDDLYDERDRFTEQAQHGTSIVQVVRGSASIGWQDMQTLIRVMLTSAEERFRLATAYFAPDAYFVDLLRATARRGVRVEILLPGAYTDQRACQLAGQAHYTELLEAGVEIRQYQPTMMHAKIITVDRVASLIGSTNFNRRSMDHDEEIMLAVLDEEFTATLDGHFDEDLARSVAIDLSRWKRRAAFQRVREAAVTPIRRFL